A genome region from Vulpes lagopus strain Blue_001 chromosome 7, ASM1834538v1, whole genome shotgun sequence includes the following:
- the ANGPTL8 gene encoding angiopoietin-like protein 8, whose translation MPKLALCLLCALATVARPASAAPVGGLEPAKQEELTLLFHGALQLGQALNGVYRATEARLTKAGHSLGLYGHVLGLLGQEVSRGRDAAQELRTSLLEMQVEEDALKLQAAATAQALREVAQGQQMLRESMQRLEVRLRGAWLGHARQEFEALKAHADKQSHIVWALTGHVQRQGQEMAAQQHRLRQIQERLHMAALPA comes from the exons ATGCCCAAGCTCGCACTGTGCCTACTGTGCGCCCTGGCAACGGTGGCCCGGCCTGCCTCTGCAGCTCCCGTGGGGGGCCTGGAGCCAGCAAAACAGGAGGAGCTGACCCTCCTCTTCCATGGGGCTCTGCAGCTGGGTCAGGCCCTCAATGGCGTGTACAGGGCCACAGAGGCACGGCTGACAAAGGCTGGGCACAGCCTAGGACTCTACGGCCACGTACTGGGGCTTCTGGGGCAGGAAGTCAGCCGGGGCCGGGATGCAGCCCAGGAGCTACGCACAAGCCTGTTGGAGATGCAG GTAGAGGAGGATGCTCTAAAGCTGCAAGCAGCAGCCACGGCCCAGGCACTGAGGGAGGTGGCCCAGGGACAGCAGATGCTGCGGGAGAGCATGCAGCGGCTAGAAGTCCGGCTGAGAGGCGCCTGGCTGGGCCATGCCCGGCAAGAATTTGAGGCCTTAAAG GCCCACGCTGACAAGCAGAGCCACATCGTGTGGGCCCTCACTGGCCATGTGCAGCGACAGGGGCAGGAGATGGCAGCGCAGCAACACCGGCTACGACAGATCCAGGAGAG ACTCCACATGGCGGCGCTCCCGGCCTGA